In a single window of the Methylococcus sp. Mc7 genome:
- a CDS encoding FAD-linked oxidase C-terminal domain-containing protein yields MDRTAFLRELKRVLPAEAVLSDPEDLRPFECDALSAYTVLPWIAVLPETVEQVQTVLRLCHSQGVPVVARGAGTGLSGGALPVAEGVLLSLAKFNRILAVDPANRMARVQPGVRNLAISEAAAPFGLYYAPDPSSQVACTIGGNVAENSGGVHCLKYGLTVHNVLQVTLLTIEGELLTLGSLGLDGPGYDLLALINGSEGLLGVIVEVVVKLLPVPETARTLLAAFGSIEAAGDAVAGVIGAGLLPAGLEMMDSLTLRATEAFVHAGYPVEAAAVVLCEMDGMAEQVEAEIARARRVLESHGAAEVRESRDEAERRKFWAGRKAAFPAVGRIAADYYCIDGTIPRKRLAEVLGRIGELSEQFGLAVGNVFHAGDGNLHPLILYDASHPGELERAEALGEEILTLCVEVGGTVTGEHGVGIEKLNPMCVQFGAPELRQFHTLKAAFDAGGLLNPGKAVPTLARCAEFGRVHVHGGRLRHPELERF; encoded by the coding sequence GTGGACCGGACGGCCTTTCTCCGCGAATTGAAGCGTGTTCTCCCGGCGGAGGCCGTATTGAGCGATCCGGAGGATCTGAGGCCCTTCGAATGCGACGCGCTTTCCGCCTACACCGTCCTGCCCTGGATCGCCGTGCTGCCGGAAACCGTGGAGCAGGTCCAGACGGTGCTGCGTCTGTGCCATTCGCAGGGTGTGCCGGTGGTGGCTCGGGGTGCCGGCACCGGGCTGTCCGGCGGCGCCTTGCCCGTGGCGGAGGGCGTGTTGCTGAGCCTGGCGAAGTTCAACCGTATCCTGGCGGTCGATCCCGCCAACCGCATGGCCCGCGTGCAGCCGGGCGTCCGCAACCTCGCCATTTCCGAGGCCGCGGCGCCTTTCGGTCTGTATTACGCTCCCGATCCTTCGTCCCAGGTGGCCTGCACCATCGGGGGCAACGTGGCGGAAAATTCCGGTGGGGTGCACTGCCTGAAATACGGGCTGACCGTGCACAACGTGTTGCAGGTCACCCTGCTGACCATCGAAGGTGAATTGCTGACGCTGGGTTCGCTGGGGCTGGACGGTCCCGGCTACGACCTGCTCGCCCTGATAAACGGCTCGGAAGGCCTGCTCGGGGTGATCGTCGAGGTGGTCGTCAAACTGTTGCCGGTGCCCGAAACGGCCCGGACGCTGCTGGCGGCGTTCGGCAGCATCGAGGCGGCGGGTGACGCCGTGGCCGGCGTGATCGGCGCGGGTCTGCTGCCGGCCGGGCTGGAAATGATGGACAGCCTCACGCTCCGCGCTACCGAAGCCTTCGTCCACGCCGGCTACCCGGTCGAGGCGGCGGCCGTCGTGCTGTGCGAAATGGACGGCATGGCAGAGCAGGTCGAGGCCGAGATCGCCCGGGCACGCCGGGTGCTGGAATCGCACGGCGCGGCGGAAGTACGCGAATCCCGCGACGAAGCCGAGCGCCGGAAATTCTGGGCCGGACGCAAGGCCGCCTTCCCGGCGGTCGGGCGGATCGCCGCGGACTATTACTGCATCGACGGCACGATTCCCAGGAAGCGGTTGGCGGAGGTGCTGGGGCGGATCGGCGAACTTTCGGAGCAATTCGGCTTGGCCGTAGGCAACGTCTTCCATGCCGGCGATGGAAACTTGCATCCCCTGATCCTCTACGATGCTTCCCATCCCGGCGAACTGGAGCGCGCCGAGGCGCTGGGCGAGGAAATTCTCACCCTCTGCGTCGAGGTCGGCGGCACGGTGACCGGCGAGCATGGGGTCGGCATCGAGAAGCTCAATCCGATGTGCGTCCAGTTCGGCGCGCCGGAGCTGAGGCAGTTTCACACTTTGAAGGCGGCGTTCGACGCCGGCGGGCTGCTCAATCCCGGCAAGGCCGTTCCGACGCTGGCGCGCTGCGCCGAATTCGGCCGGGTGCATGTGCACGGCGGGCGGCTCCGCCATCCCGAGCTGGAGCGGTTCTGA
- the glcE gene encoding glycolate oxidase subunit GlcE, whose product MRSQDDSEYLAGRVSEACARGEPLRIQGGGSKTFYSGSGEGGALSTLAHTGIVHYEPTELVLTARSGTPLAAIEAALAMSGQLLGFEPPHFGPGATWGGTVACGLSGPRRPWAGSVRDAVLGCRMVDGRGEVLRFGGEVMKNVAGFDVSRLMAGALGTLGLLLEISVKVLPRPECETTLCFECPSAEGRERMIRWGGSGLPVTGMAWDGRLYLRLAGPEQAVSAAARRVGGDRAVEADTFWNGLREQTREFFSGKGDLWRLSVPPAADIGGLSGEWLIDWGGAQRWLRTDAGRNEVFAAAQAVGGHARLFRSANPAAMRCAALAPALAALHRRVKAAFDPAGMLNRGLCPEAS is encoded by the coding sequence ATGCGTAGCCAGGACGACTCGGAATATCTGGCGGGGCGGGTGTCGGAAGCCTGCGCCCGCGGCGAGCCGTTGCGGATTCAGGGCGGCGGCAGCAAAACCTTCTACTCGGGATCGGGCGAGGGCGGGGCCCTGTCGACTCTGGCCCACACCGGCATCGTCCATTACGAACCCACCGAACTGGTGCTCACCGCCCGCAGCGGCACGCCGCTCGCCGCGATCGAGGCCGCGTTGGCGATGTCCGGCCAGCTGCTGGGCTTCGAGCCGCCACATTTCGGCCCCGGCGCGACCTGGGGCGGGACCGTGGCCTGCGGATTGTCCGGACCGCGTCGGCCCTGGGCCGGCAGCGTGCGCGACGCGGTGCTCGGCTGCCGGATGGTCGACGGCCGGGGCGAAGTGCTGCGCTTCGGTGGCGAGGTGATGAAGAACGTGGCCGGCTTCGACGTTTCCCGGCTGATGGCCGGCGCGCTCGGCACGCTGGGATTGCTGCTGGAAATCTCGGTGAAGGTGCTGCCCAGGCCCGAGTGCGAGACCACGTTGTGCTTCGAATGTCCGTCCGCGGAAGGCCGCGAACGGATGATCCGCTGGGGCGGAAGCGGACTGCCGGTGACGGGCATGGCCTGGGACGGGCGACTTTACCTCCGCCTGGCCGGACCGGAGCAGGCGGTTTCCGCCGCCGCCCGGCGTGTCGGCGGCGATCGGGCAGTGGAGGCGGATACCTTCTGGAACGGTCTGCGCGAGCAGACGCGTGAGTTCTTCTCCGGAAAGGGCGACCTATGGCGGCTGTCGGTGCCGCCGGCCGCGGACATCGGCGGCCTGTCCGGCGAATGGCTCATCGACTGGGGCGGTGCCCAGCGCTGGCTGCGCACAGACGCCGGTCGGAACGAGGTGTTCGCCGCCGCCCAGGCCGTGGGCGGGCATGCCCGGTTGTTCCGCAGCGCGAATCCCGCGGCGATGCGATGCGCCGCCCTGGCCCCGGCGCTGGCCGCCCTGCACCGGCGGGTGAAGGCGGCGTTCGATCCGGCAGGGATGCTCAACCGTGGACTGTGTCCGGAGGCGTCGTAG
- the glcF gene encoding glycolate oxidase subunit GlcF — translation MLARLDDRFRDKPEGREAEAILKACVHCGFCTAACPTYRLLGDERDGPRGRIYLIKSMLEGEPATERTRNHLDRCLSCRACESACPSGVRYGRLADIARGIVEERAPRPGLERFKRKLLRMILPYPARLAPWVGLARRLCPLLPPALRRKLLPAAAPLPWPPARHPRTMLALGGCVQSVLAPSIDAAAARVLDRLGISLIRISESGCCGALSYHLGAHEEGLDFMRRNVDAWWPAIEAGAEAIVITASGCGVMVKEYGELLRDDPAYAEKAARVSALARDLSEAVAAEDWRSLPAVQKRRIAFQSPCTLQHGQRLNGLVEELLQGLGFELTPVADAAVCCGSAGTYSLLQPALSSRLREDKLRNLEAGDPDVIATANIGCLAHLASGTGRPVRHWVELLDRCY, via the coding sequence ATGCTCGCGCGTTTGGACGATCGTTTCAGAGACAAGCCGGAAGGGCGGGAAGCCGAGGCCATCCTCAAGGCTTGCGTCCATTGCGGCTTCTGCACGGCCGCCTGTCCGACCTACCGTCTGCTCGGCGACGAACGCGACGGCCCGCGCGGCCGCATCTACCTCATCAAATCGATGCTGGAAGGCGAGCCGGCGACGGAGCGCACCCGAAACCACCTGGACCGCTGCCTGAGCTGCCGTGCCTGCGAGAGCGCTTGTCCCTCCGGCGTGCGCTATGGCCGGCTCGCCGACATCGCCCGCGGCATCGTCGAAGAACGGGCGCCGAGGCCGGGGCTCGAGAGGTTCAAACGCAAGTTGTTGCGGATGATCCTGCCGTATCCGGCAAGGCTCGCGCCTTGGGTCGGCCTGGCGCGCCGGCTGTGTCCGCTGCTGCCGCCGGCCTTGCGGCGCAAGCTGCTTCCCGCCGCGGCGCCGTTGCCCTGGCCGCCGGCCAGACACCCGCGCACCATGCTGGCCTTGGGCGGCTGCGTCCAGTCCGTCCTGGCGCCGTCCATCGACGCCGCCGCTGCGCGGGTGCTGGACCGCTTAGGGATTTCGCTGATTCGGATCTCGGAAAGCGGCTGCTGCGGCGCCTTGAGCTACCATCTCGGTGCCCATGAGGAAGGGCTGGATTTCATGCGCCGCAACGTCGACGCCTGGTGGCCCGCCATCGAGGCCGGCGCCGAAGCCATCGTCATCACCGCCAGCGGCTGCGGCGTGATGGTGAAGGAGTACGGCGAACTGCTGCGCGACGATCCGGCCTACGCGGAAAAAGCGGCGCGGGTGTCCGCGCTGGCGCGCGACCTGAGCGAAGCCGTCGCCGCCGAGGACTGGCGATCGCTGCCTGCGGTCCAAAAACGCCGTATAGCCTTCCAGTCACCCTGTACCCTGCAGCACGGCCAGCGCCTGAACGGCCTGGTCGAGGAGCTGTTGCAGGGACTGGGGTTCGAACTGACGCCGGTCGCGGATGCCGCCGTCTGCTGCGGCTCCGCCGGCACCTATTCCCTGCTGCAGCCGGCGCTGTCGTCGAGGCTGCGGGAAGACAAGCTCCGGAATCTGGAAGCCGGCGATCCCGACGTCATCGCCACGGCCAACATCGGCTGCCTGGCTCATCTGGCTTCCGGCACCGGGCGGCCGGTGCGGCATTGGGTGGAATTGCTGGACCGGTGTTACTAA
- a CDS encoding nucleoside deaminase: MLANTHTATEQDREYMRQAIHIMRRAGVVDRTGGPFGAVIVRGGQVLASAGNSVIRDNDPTAHAEVNAIREACRKLGSYDLSGAVLYSSCECCPMCYASAYWARIDKVFYAAAWHDYEDLFDDSRINLDIAKSYAERHLAPQQLMREEALQVWREFRTLPNGARY; encoded by the coding sequence GTGCTTGCCAACACTCACACCGCCACCGAGCAGGACCGCGAATACATGCGGCAGGCGATCCACATCATGCGGCGCGCCGGCGTCGTCGACAGAACCGGCGGCCCGTTCGGCGCGGTCATCGTGCGCGGCGGACAGGTGCTCGCCAGTGCCGGCAACAGCGTGATCCGCGACAACGACCCGACGGCCCACGCGGAAGTCAACGCCATCCGGGAAGCCTGCCGCAAACTCGGCAGCTACGACCTTTCCGGCGCCGTGCTGTACAGCAGCTGCGAATGCTGCCCGATGTGCTACGCGTCGGCTTACTGGGCCCGTATCGACAAAGTCTTCTACGCCGCCGCCTGGCACGACTACGAAGACTTGTTCGACGACTCCCGGATCAATCTGGACATCGCGAAATCCTACGCCGAACGGCACCTGGCACCGCAGCAGCTCATGCGGGAGGAAGCGCTCCAGGTCTGGCGGGAATTCCGGACGCTGCCGAATGGGGCAAGGTACTGA
- a CDS encoding glycosyltransferase family 2 protein — translation MSTPSRTHLVIIPSYNPGPKVYETVKAARQYWNPVWVVVDGSTDGTWEGLLKLSAEDGGLVVLGMPANRGKGAAVLRGLLTARRKGFTHALVMDSDGQHPADRIPEFMARSQEEPDAMILGVPVFDDSAPSLRVKGRRISNWWANLETLWTGIGDSLFGFRVYPIQALCVVMQDRQWMRRFDFDPEAAVRLCWAGIRPVNLPVPVYYPRAEEGGTSHFHYWRDNVLLTWMHVRLMFGFLARLPILLARIVRRPEI, via the coding sequence ATGAGCACGCCCTCCCGCACCCACCTGGTCATCATTCCCAGCTACAACCCCGGCCCCAAGGTTTACGAGACGGTCAAGGCCGCCCGCCAGTACTGGAATCCGGTCTGGGTCGTGGTGGACGGCAGCACCGACGGCACCTGGGAAGGGCTGCTGAAACTCTCGGCGGAGGACGGCGGACTGGTGGTCCTGGGGATGCCGGCGAACCGCGGCAAAGGCGCGGCGGTGCTGCGGGGATTGCTGACCGCCCGCCGCAAAGGGTTCACCCACGCCCTGGTCATGGATTCGGACGGCCAGCATCCCGCCGACCGGATTCCGGAATTCATGGCACGCTCGCAGGAAGAGCCGGACGCCATGATCCTGGGCGTGCCGGTATTCGACGACTCCGCTCCCTCCCTGCGCGTGAAAGGCCGCCGCATTTCCAACTGGTGGGCGAACCTCGAGACGCTCTGGACCGGGATCGGCGACTCCCTGTTCGGCTTCCGCGTCTATCCGATCCAGGCGCTGTGCGTCGTCATGCAGGACCGCCAATGGATGCGGCGCTTCGACTTCGATCCGGAAGCCGCCGTCCGTCTCTGCTGGGCCGGCATCCGGCCGGTCAATCTGCCCGTGCCGGTCTATTACCCCCGGGCCGAGGAGGGCGGCACCTCGCACTTCCACTACTGGCGCGACAACGTCCTCCTGACCTGGATGCACGTCCGTCTGATGTTCGGCTTTCTGGCGCGTCTGCCGATCCTGCTCGCCCGAATCGTCCGCCGGCCGGAAATCTGA
- a CDS encoding 1-acyl-sn-glycerol-3-phosphate acyltransferase, whose amino-acid sequence MSRLIRPLRMLYEYTALYLGLLLYASMSLAWIGTAVLLYPVLPERLGRPVGRFGIMYGWRIFFGIMHAAGAFRFDTTELEALRKDTPLLLVANHPSLLDAVIVASRLPNLVCIMKANLNDNIFLGAGARLARYIRNDSGHGMIKTAVAELRKGGQLLIFPEGTRTAEPPVGRFKGGAALIARHAGVPVQTLIVETDSPFLSKRWPVYARPRLPIRFRIRLGLRFDPPDDPVAFTHALEAYYARELAGTPSAPIESDPTT is encoded by the coding sequence TTGAGCCGTTTGATCCGCCCGCTGAGGATGCTGTACGAATACACCGCGCTGTACCTGGGGCTGCTGCTGTACGCCTCCATGTCCCTCGCCTGGATCGGCACCGCCGTGTTGCTCTATCCGGTGTTGCCGGAACGGCTGGGGCGGCCGGTCGGCCGGTTCGGAATCATGTATGGCTGGCGGATCTTCTTCGGCATCATGCATGCGGCCGGCGCCTTCCGCTTCGATACCACGGAACTCGAAGCGCTGCGCAAGGACACGCCGCTACTGCTGGTCGCCAACCATCCCAGCCTCCTCGATGCCGTGATCGTCGCCTCGCGCCTGCCCAACCTGGTCTGCATCATGAAGGCCAACCTGAACGACAACATCTTCCTCGGCGCCGGCGCCCGCCTGGCCCGTTACATCCGCAACGACTCCGGCCACGGCATGATCAAGACCGCCGTCGCGGAGCTGCGCAAGGGCGGACAACTGCTGATCTTCCCCGAAGGCACCCGCACCGCGGAGCCGCCAGTCGGCCGGTTCAAGGGCGGCGCCGCCCTGATCGCCCGCCATGCCGGCGTGCCGGTGCAGACGCTGATCGTGGAAACCGACTCCCCTTTCCTGAGCAAGCGCTGGCCGGTGTACGCAAGACCCCGCCTTCCGATCCGCTTCCGTATCCGGCTGGGCCTGCGGTTCGATCCGCCTGACGACCCGGTGGCATTCACCCACGCGCTGGAAGCCTATTACGCCCGGGAACTCGCCGGAACCCCATCCGCCCCCATCGAATCCGATCCCACGACATGA
- a CDS encoding NAD(P)/FAD-dependent oxidoreductase — protein sequence MNPRPESTLAQSAECDVLIIGGGPAGSTAAALLAERGYRTVVLEKCRHPRFHIGESLLPASLPLLERLGVKDEVERIGMYKPGAEFVSPDHDDTLTFEFADAWDKSMPYAYQVRRSEFDHILIRNAAKHGAELLEGWRATDIRFLSDGQGAEVDSQDDEGRRRRWRARFVVDASGRDTFIANRLKLKQRNRKHNSAAVYGHFANARRRSGRHEGSISVFWFEHGWFWFIPLADGTTSVGAVTWPYYMKRRNTPLREFFLDTIASCPALAERLAAAELVSDVHATGNFSYVSTRTHGERYLLIGDAFAFIDPVFSSGVLFAMQGGVTAAETVDTCLHQPRRAGAALKRFDRRMRHGPREFSWFIYRMTDPTMRELFMAPQNVLRMKEALLSLLAGDIFGTTPIWFSLYAFKAVYYLNSLWHFRRTLEARRRRGLNIQDADAA from the coding sequence ATGAACCCGCGCCCCGAATCCACGCTCGCTCAATCCGCCGAATGCGACGTGCTGATCATAGGCGGGGGGCCCGCCGGTTCCACGGCCGCCGCCCTGCTGGCCGAGCGCGGCTACCGCACGGTGGTGCTGGAAAAATGCCGCCATCCCCGCTTCCACATCGGCGAGTCCCTGCTGCCGGCCAGCCTCCCCTTGCTGGAAAGGCTGGGCGTGAAGGATGAAGTCGAGCGCATCGGCATGTACAAACCCGGCGCGGAGTTCGTGTCACCCGATCACGACGACACGCTCACCTTCGAATTCGCCGACGCCTGGGACAAATCCATGCCGTACGCCTACCAGGTGCGGCGATCGGAGTTCGACCACATCCTCATCCGGAACGCGGCGAAGCATGGCGCGGAACTCCTGGAGGGCTGGCGGGCCACGGACATCCGGTTTCTGTCCGACGGGCAGGGCGCAGAAGTCGATTCCCAGGACGACGAAGGGCGGAGGCGGCGCTGGCGAGCGCGTTTCGTAGTCGATGCTTCCGGCCGCGATACCTTCATCGCCAACCGGCTGAAGCTCAAGCAGCGCAACAGGAAACACAACAGCGCCGCGGTGTACGGCCACTTCGCGAACGCGCGCCGCCGCAGCGGCCGCCACGAGGGCAGCATCTCGGTGTTCTGGTTCGAACACGGCTGGTTCTGGTTCATCCCCCTGGCCGACGGCACGACCAGCGTGGGCGCGGTGACCTGGCCCTATTACATGAAGCGCAGGAACACACCGCTGCGTGAATTCTTCCTCGACACGATCGCCTCGTGCCCGGCCCTTGCCGAGCGCCTTGCCGCTGCCGAATTGGTCTCCGACGTGCACGCCACCGGCAATTTCTCCTATGTTTCCACGCGGACGCACGGCGAGCGCTATTTGCTGATCGGCGACGCGTTCGCCTTCATCGACCCGGTGTTCTCCTCCGGCGTCCTGTTCGCCATGCAGGGAGGCGTGACCGCCGCCGAAACGGTGGACACCTGCCTGCACCAGCCACGGCGTGCGGGCGCGGCGCTCAAGCGCTTCGACCGGCGGATGCGGCACGGCCCTCGGGAATTTTCCTGGTTCATCTACCGGATGACCGACCCGACGATGCGCGAGCTGTTCATGGCGCCGCAGAACGTGCTGCGCATGAAGGAAGCCTTGCTGTCGTTGCTGGCGGGCGACATCTTCGGCACGACGCCGATCTGGTTTTCGCTGTATGCATTCAAGGCGGTCTATTACCTCAACAGCCTGTGGCATTTCCGCCGGACCCTGGAAGCGCGCCGGCGGCGCGGATTGAACATCCAGGACGCCGACGCCGCCTGA
- the dapC gene encoding succinyldiaminopimelate transaminase encodes MNPKLASLHPYPFEKLADLKRGRVPPADKPHIAMSIGEPRHPTPHFIAEALLQHLHGLSTYPTTKGGPELRHGIARWLERRFSLGEGAVDPERQVLPVNGTREALFAFAQAVIDPAERPLVLMPNPFYQIYEGAAILAGAEPCFLNTTAETGFLPDFDAVPESVWRQCRLVYVCSPGNPTGAVMGADQQRQLLELAEKYDFIVASDECYSELYADEADPPPGLLQIAANMGNTEFRRCVVFHSLSKRSNAPGLRSGFVAGDADVLSRFLLYRTYHGCAMSLPVQKASERAWADEAHVRENRTLYRRKFDAVAAVLEDVLGMAVPSAGFYLWPRTPIEDTAFAAGLFEAQNVTVLPGRFLSRSSGGVDPGAGHVRIALVAPLEECVEAAHRIKQFIQTL; translated from the coding sequence ATGAATCCCAAGCTCGCCAGCCTGCACCCTTATCCCTTCGAAAAGCTGGCGGATCTCAAGCGAGGCCGGGTGCCGCCGGCGGACAAGCCTCACATCGCGATGTCCATCGGCGAGCCCCGGCATCCGACGCCGCACTTCATCGCCGAGGCGCTGCTGCAGCATCTGCACGGCCTGTCCACCTACCCGACCACCAAGGGCGGGCCGGAGTTGCGCCACGGCATCGCGCGATGGCTGGAACGGCGGTTCAGTCTGGGCGAGGGCGCGGTGGACCCGGAGCGGCAGGTGCTGCCGGTCAACGGCACGCGGGAGGCGCTGTTCGCCTTCGCCCAGGCCGTGATCGATCCGGCGGAACGGCCCCTCGTGCTGATGCCCAATCCCTTCTATCAGATCTATGAGGGGGCCGCGATCCTGGCGGGGGCGGAGCCCTGCTTTCTCAATACCACGGCCGAGACCGGCTTCCTGCCGGATTTCGATGCGGTGCCGGAATCGGTATGGCGGCAGTGCCGCCTGGTCTATGTCTGTTCTCCGGGCAATCCCACCGGGGCGGTGATGGGGGCCGATCAGCAGCGGCAACTGCTGGAGCTGGCGGAAAAGTACGATTTCATCGTCGCATCGGATGAATGCTATTCGGAGCTGTACGCCGATGAGGCCGATCCGCCGCCGGGTTTGCTACAGATCGCAGCCAACATGGGTAATACCGAATTCCGCCGCTGCGTGGTGTTCCATTCCCTGTCCAAGCGGTCCAACGCGCCCGGCCTGCGTTCGGGTTTCGTGGCGGGCGACGCGGACGTTCTCAGCCGCTTCCTGCTTTACCGGACCTATCACGGCTGCGCCATGTCGCTCCCCGTGCAAAAAGCCAGCGAAAGGGCCTGGGCCGACGAAGCCCACGTGCGTGAAAACCGGACGCTTTACCGGCGGAAGTTCGACGCGGTCGCCGCCGTGCTGGAGGACGTCCTCGGAATGGCCGTGCCTTCGGCCGGGTTTTATCTTTGGCCACGCACCCCGATCGAAGACACGGCATTTGCCGCCGGCCTGTTCGAGGCTCAGAATGTCACGGTGCTGCCGGGGCGGTTTCTGTCCCGGTCGAGCGGCGGCGTCGATCCGGGCGCAGGCCACGTCCGCATCGCCCTGGTCGCTCCTTTGGAGGAGTGTGTCGAAGCGGCGCATCGTATCAAGCAGTTCATTCAAACCCTATAG
- the dapD gene encoding 2,3,4,5-tetrahydropyridine-2,6-dicarboxylate N-succinyltransferase has product MSLENIINEAFENRAQISPGAVDAEVREAVEEALRLLDSGAARVAEKKDGGWAVNQWLKKAVLLSFRINDNRVMDGGETRYFDKVEPKFGGFSLEDFRAAGVRVVPPAAVRRGAYIAPGVILMPSYVNIGAYVDSGTMVDTWATVGSCAQIGKNVHLSGGVGIGGVLEPLQAGPTIIEDNCFIGARSEIVEGVIVEEGSVISMGVYIGQSTKIYNRMTGEISYGRVPAGSVVVSGNLPAKDGSHSLYCAVIIKQVDEKTRGKVGINELLRD; this is encoded by the coding sequence ATGTCTTTGGAAAACATCATCAACGAAGCTTTCGAAAATCGTGCGCAGATCAGCCCGGGCGCGGTGGACGCCGAAGTGCGCGAGGCGGTGGAAGAGGCTCTGCGCCTGCTCGACAGCGGCGCGGCCCGCGTCGCCGAGAAGAAGGACGGCGGCTGGGCGGTCAACCAGTGGCTGAAGAAGGCGGTGCTGCTGTCCTTCCGCATCAACGACAACCGCGTGATGGACGGCGGCGAGACGCGCTATTTCGACAAGGTCGAGCCCAAGTTCGGCGGCTTCAGTCTGGAAGACTTCCGTGCCGCCGGCGTACGCGTCGTACCGCCTGCCGCCGTCCGCCGCGGCGCCTACATCGCGCCCGGCGTGATCCTGATGCCGTCCTACGTCAACATCGGCGCCTATGTCGATTCCGGCACCATGGTCGACACCTGGGCCACGGTGGGCTCCTGCGCCCAGATCGGCAAGAACGTCCACCTCTCCGGCGGTGTCGGCATCGGCGGCGTGCTGGAACCGCTGCAGGCGGGCCCGACCATCATCGAGGACAACTGTTTCATCGGCGCGCGCTCCGAGATCGTCGAAGGCGTCATCGTGGAAGAGGGTTCGGTGATCTCCATGGGCGTCTACATCGGCCAGAGCACCAAGATCTACAACCGGATGACCGGCGAGATCAGCTACGGCCGGGTGCCCGCGGGCTCCGTCGTGGTATCCGGCAATCTGCCGGCCAAGGACGGCAGCCACAGCCTCTATTGCGCGGTGATCATCAAGCAGGTGGATGAAAAGACCCGCGGCAAGGTCGGCATCAACGAGCTGCTCAGGGACTGA
- the tatA gene encoding twin-arginine translocase TatA/TatE family subunit, protein MGIGVWELLLLFLIVLVVFGTKRLRNIGGDLGGAIKSFRSAMSESEDKPSEGGARTIEGEVVEKKEKDKV, encoded by the coding sequence ATGGGCATAGGTGTTTGGGAATTGCTGCTGCTTTTTCTGATCGTTCTGGTCGTCTTCGGCACCAAGCGTCTGCGCAACATCGGGGGCGACCTGGGCGGAGCGATCAAAAGCTTCCGCTCGGCCATGAGCGAGAGCGAAGACAAACCCTCAGAAGGCGGGGCGCGCACCATCGAGGGTGAAGTGGTCGAGAAGAAGGAAAAGGACAAGGTCTGA
- the tatB gene encoding Sec-independent protein translocase protein TatB, with translation MFDIGFTEMLLIGLVALLAFGPERLPKVARETGYWIRKARSTLASVRAEIEHEMEMQDLKQAMLEAKSGRTLEPASGQDGEPGGNPPPEAAAPEKADDRS, from the coding sequence ATGTTCGATATCGGCTTCACCGAGATGCTGCTGATCGGGCTGGTCGCCCTGCTGGCGTTCGGCCCGGAGCGCCTGCCGAAGGTGGCGCGGGAAACCGGCTACTGGATCCGCAAGGCCCGCAGCACGCTGGCTTCCGTTCGCGCGGAAATCGAGCACGAGATGGAAATGCAGGACTTGAAACAGGCCATGCTGGAAGCCAAGTCCGGCCGGACTCTCGAACCGGCTTCGGGCCAGGATGGCGAGCCCGGCGGGAATCCGCCGCCGGAAGCCGCAGCGCCGGAAAAAGCCGATGACCGATCGTAA
- the tatC gene encoding twin-arginine translocase subunit TatC, whose amino-acid sequence MTDRKSRRAEEDVEQPFISHLVELRQRILRALAMVLALFLGLAFYSNEIYSFLAGPLLKHMPEGSQMVAIDVASPFLTPFKLTLMVCVFLSIPFILYQAWAFIAPGLYRHERRMVLPLLVASTVLFYGGVAFAYYVVFPVMFGFLTATAPAGVAVMTDIAKYLDFVLTLFLAFGIAFEVPIATILLVWSGIVSRETIGNNRPYVIVGAFVVGAVLTPPDVVSQTLLSVPIWLLFEFGFFFSRFFEAKPEHETVAAKAVEHRDSSPSGQ is encoded by the coding sequence ATGACCGATCGTAAGTCGAGGAGGGCCGAAGAGGATGTGGAGCAGCCGTTCATCTCCCACCTCGTAGAGCTGCGGCAGCGGATTCTTCGCGCCCTGGCGATGGTGCTGGCGCTGTTTCTTGGGCTGGCGTTCTACTCGAACGAAATATATTCCTTCCTGGCCGGGCCCTTGCTGAAGCATATGCCGGAAGGGTCGCAGATGGTCGCCATCGACGTGGCGTCGCCGTTCCTCACGCCGTTCAAGCTGACCTTGATGGTCTGCGTGTTCCTGTCGATCCCGTTCATCCTATACCAGGCCTGGGCTTTCATCGCTCCGGGCCTCTACCGCCACGAGCGGCGCATGGTGCTTCCGCTGCTGGTGGCGAGCACGGTTCTGTTCTACGGCGGCGTGGCCTTCGCGTACTACGTGGTGTTCCCCGTGATGTTCGGCTTTTTGACGGCCACGGCGCCGGCCGGGGTGGCGGTGATGACGGACATCGCCAAGTACCTGGATTTCGTCCTGACCCTGTTCCTCGCCTTCGGCATCGCCTTCGAAGTGCCGATCGCGACCATACTCCTGGTATGGAGCGGCATCGTCTCCCGTGAAACCATCGGCAACAACCGCCCCTACGTCATCGTGGGCGCTTTCGTGGTAGGAGCGGTCCTGACGCCGCCGGATGTCGTGTCGCAAACGCTGCTTTCGGTTCCGATCTGGCTCTTGTTCGAATTCGGGTTCTTCTTCTCCCGGTTTTTCGAAGCCAAGCCGGAACACGAGACGGTCGCCGCCAAAGCCGTCGAACACCGCGATTCCTCCCCTTCGGGGCAGTGA